One stretch of Rhizoctonia solani chromosome 8, complete sequence DNA includes these proteins:
- a CDS encoding ribosomal protein S30: MGKVHGSLARAGKVKSQTPKVEKQEKKKTPKGRAKKRLLYTRRFVNVTTLPGGKRRMNPNPEK; encoded by the exons ATGGGAAAAG TCCACGGCTCGCTCGCCCGCGCAGGCAAAGTCAAATCTCAAACTCCCAAAGtggagaaacaggagaagaagaagactCCTAAAGGTCGTGCCAAGAAGAGATTGTTGTACACTCGTCG TTTCGTGAATGTTACGACGCTTCCAGGCGGAAAGAGGCGCAT GAACCCCAACCCCGAGAAGTAA
- a CDS encoding peptidase family M76 protein, giving the protein MSIPPAPPSTGSSSSLPESSGLETKFGNFRSTSEASAFERWRASLVNFTGLGLSDEDKMKRDELKGLEREEAQWRRCETWKNDLMKNSPVVVFMLKHLALHSTNLTSAHIHCAPCDPSRAGGFSPDAGILLCQDRFMSKTHMQDTLVHEMVHVYDHARFKVDWSNLRHHACSEVEWDGVQIRAASLSGDSTSGTYLLSSHTSVNLIWATIKACARRRAVLSVMANPACKSQEEAERAVNEVWESCFKDTRPFDEVPDPPRTGCDLTGQEGWKELGPDHHPHIRSSPISTALAHSH; this is encoded by the exons ATGTCTATTCCTCCTGCCCCTCCCTCGACCGGATCCTCGTCGAGTCTACCCGAATCGAGTGGACTGGAGACCAAGTTTGGAAATTTCAGGTCTACGTCCGAGGCTTCTGCGTTTGAACGATGGCGCGCGTCGCTTGTGAATTTTACGGGGCTTGGGTTGTCGGATGAGGACAAGATGAAGAGGGACGAGCTTAAGGGGTTGGAGCGTGAAGAAGCGCAATGGAGGAGATGCGAGACGTGGAAAAATGATTTGATGAAGAATA GTCCCGTGGTGGTATTCATGCTCAAGCACCTCGCATTACACAGTACCAACCTCACATCAGCCCATATCCACTGCGCACCATGCGACCCGTCCCGAGCAGGCGGGTTCTCGCCCGACGCGGGGATCTTGCTATGCCAAGACCGGTTCATGAGCAAGACGCATATGCAGGACACGCTGGTACATGAGATGGTGCATGTGTATGATCATGCGCGCTTCAAGGTCGATTGGAGTAATTTGAGGCATCATGCTTGTTCTGAG GTTGAATGGGATGGGGTGCAGATTCGAGCGGCGAGTTTGAGTGGGGATT CAACATCAGGCACGTATCTCCTCTCCTCGCATACATCAGTTAATCTCATTTGGGCCACCATCAAGGCATGCGCCCGACGCAGAGCAGTACTCTCCGTCATGGCCAACCCAGCATGTAAATCACAAGAAGAGGCCGAGCGGGCTGTAAACGAAGTGTGGGAAAGTTGTTTCAAAGATACCAGACCATTTGACGAGGTGC CCGACCCGCCGAGGACCGGTTGTGATTTGACGGGCCAAGAGGGCTGGAAGGAACTTGGACCGGACCACCATCCCCACATTCGTTCCTCCCCCATCTCGACTGCTCTCGCTCACTCGCATTAA
- a CDS encoding mitochondrial inner membrane protease ATP23 → MGSPPKPWERAGATAAVLDPAPSVPAFSATSSESGVPTVPTRPESIVSGTQPLTSLSPFSNTSSAYGSTYGSSYSPYNRFGSYGSYGSYGGYGGGMYGGYGMGGGYGMGMTGGGMYGQPGMPVDSVAASTQQAFSLLGNVVGTFTSFAQMLDSSFMATQSSIFAILGVAEQLGQLRALLGQVVGVFGLVGWLRGWWRGERNTSAMARDFKKFLRGDDGTPKPSKKPFIMIMLAIFGLPYVMHRLVKALSSRLPPPQSTAPIDMSQVQFATALYEFKAKDELELGLSKGDLVAIVGRTEGGDWFRGRTREGKMGWFPANHVQILKKKIDDDVKPVKTV, encoded by the coding sequence ATGGGATCACCTCCGAAACCCTGGGAACGAGCAGGCGCAACAGCAGCAGTCTTGGATCCTGCACCATCTGTTCCCGCTTTCTCTGCCACATCTTCCGAGTCGGGTGTTCCGACTGTTCCGACTCGACCCGAAAGCATTGTCTCGGGCACACAACCACTCACATCCCTCTCCCCGTTCTCGAATACATCATCCGCATATGGATCGACGTACGGCTCTTCTTACTCTCCCTATAACCGTTTCGGGTCTTACGGATCCTATGGCTCGTATGGCGGGTACGGCGGGGGCATGTACGGCGGATACGGTATGGGCGGCGGATACGGCATGGGGATGACTGGAGGGGGAATGTACGGCCAACCAGGCATGCCAGTCGACAGCGTAGCAGCATCAACCCAACAAGCCTTCTCTCTCCTAGGCAACGTAGTGGGAACATTTACATCGTTTGCCCAAATGCTGGATTCATCCTTCATGGCTACCCAGTCGTCCATATTCGCCATTCTGGGCGTGGCAGAGCAGCTCGGTCAGCTCAGGGCTCTACTTGGCCAGGTCGTGGGTGTCTTTGGCCTCGTTGGGTGGCTCAGAGGCTGGTGGCGCGGCGAACGCAACACATCCGCCATGGCACGCGATTTCAAAAAGTTCCTCCGCGGCGACGATGGCACACCCAAACCGAGCAAAAAGCCGTTTATCATGATTATGCTCGCTATTTTCGGTCTTCCCTATGTCATGCACAGGCTCGTCAAGGCCCTGTCGTCTCGTCTCCCACCTCCTCAGTCTACCGCCCCTATCGACATGTCTCAGGTCCAGTTTGCGACCGCCCTGTACGAGTTCAAGGCCAAGGATGAGCTCGAGTTGGGGCTGAGTAAAGGGGACTTGGTCGCTATTGTTGGCCGCACCGAGGGTGGAGATTGGTTTAGGGGCAGGACGAGGGAAGGAAAGATGGGCTGGTTCCCGGCGAACCATGTCCAAATCCTCAAGAAGAAGATCGACGACGATGTCAAGCCCGTCAAGACTGTCTAG
- a CDS encoding glycoside hydrolase family 92 protein, producing MIKIGLDTDSPDRHVGYDHNISYNATGFSQLHQDKQVLPIFKKLSKFKLDDFLGSWGLDGIYPLVVASQSNGGVYIHGRVDDDVARVKRPQILISTPPQALSFPKPLCSGDET from the exons ATGATCAAGATTGGACTGGATACCGATTCTCCAGACAGG CACGTAGGATACGATCACAACATCTCCTACAATGCAACCGGATTCAGCCAATTGCACCAAGACAAGCAGGTGCTCCCTATCTTCAAAAAACTCAGTAAATTCAAGCTCGA TGATTTTCTCGGTTCCTGGGGCCTAGATGGCATCTACCCTTTGGTGGTGGCGAGTCAATCAAATGGTGGCGTATACATCCATGGACGTGTGGATGATGACGTAGCGCGAGTCAAGCGCCCCCAGATCCTCATCTCAACCCCTCCCCAAGCTCTTTCGTTCCCCAAGCCGCTCTGTTCAGGCGACGAGACGTAG